GGCGAGGGGCTCTTCAGAGCACTCTTCGACGTACAGAGCTTCGACGCAGCCGTCACCGAGTCGGTGGCGGGACACCCCAACCACATGGAGATAGACGCTTCCTGGTACGCCAACCCCTTCAGGAACTGCGTCGTGAACGACCTGGACGTGGTGGTTCTGGCGGCTCTGGACGTGGACGTGGATTTCAACGTCGACGTACTGACCGGCCACGACGGGATACTCAGAGGCGCATCGGGAGGGCATTCCGACACAGCGGCGGGTTCGAAGCTCTCGATAATAACCATACCTTCCATAAGGGAGGGAGTACCGTCCATAAGGGATCAGGTACAGACGGTGGTAACCCCGGGAGAGACGGTGGACGCCATAGTAACCGAGAGGGGTATCTGCATAAATCCCCGCAGGGAGGACCTGGCGAAGCTCGCCAAAGACGCCGGTCTGCCGGTCAAGGACATAGGTCGGCTCAAGGCCGAGATAGAGAACATGACCGGCGTTCCCGATCCTGTGGAGTTCGACGACGAGATCGTAGGAGTGGTCGAATACAGAGATGGAACCATAGTGGACTCTATAAGGAAGGTCCGCTGATCCGACCGAGGAAACGAAAAAAATGCCCCTGCTCAAGCAGGGGCATTTTTCATTTCTTCAGACCTTCGGTAATGGCGATAAACTCCTTCTTCAGCCTATCGTTGGAGAAAACCACCACGTCGGGAATCTCCAAAGAGGCCAGAGCGTCGAAATCCTTCCTGTTGGCCTTGACCAGGTCCAGCAGTCCTCTGGCGAGCCTCATGGTTCTGTAGGCGTTGTAGGCCACTCCGTAATCCCTTCCGAAGGCATCCACGTTTTTCAAGGCAAAATCCCTCTGCTCCTCCAGATATCCCCTGTATGCCTCTATAGCCCTAAGGGTGATGGCGGTAGAGTCGAGATTGCTCCTCAAAAGAGCCCTCTGAGAGGAGGTAAGAGACGGATCGTCCATCTGAGCTCCCATCTCAGCGGCAAGGCCTTCGGCGGAGGTCTCCATGTCGTTCAGCTCCGGAATATAGCTGTTCTCTATCTTCTCCACGAATCTCTCGTTCATGACCAGACAGGTCCGGATCAGCAGGGCGTAGATCCCGTAGTATCTCTTGGCCACGGAGATATCGTCCGATGCGCTCTCCATCAGCTCGGTCAACTTATCCGCAAATAGTCTGACGTTGAGGTATACCCCCTGCATGGCCACTATATCGTCGGCGGTAACCCCTGCCAGCATTCCACGGATGCTCTCGTCCGATCCGTTTAAACCGGATTTTTTCATCGCAGACACGAAGTCGTCCTCCAGGGAGGCCAAGGTTCTTTCGTCGGACACCATGGCCTTCGTCTCCGACTCTATGGTCTCGTCCAGATCGTCCTTGCCTCGGTTGAGAAGCCCTCCCTCGGAAGGGGCGGAGACCCTACGTTCCTGAAGCGACGCCAACTTGGCCCTCCGAGAGGAGATCCTCTCTCTCAGAGCCATTATCTCCGTCCGAAGATTTGAGGCCTCCGAGTCACCCAGTATCTCCACGACCTCCTCCAATATAGAGTCGATCTTTCTGTCGTTTTTCGATCTGTCGTTCCCGATCAGCCGTTCATCCGGAAGGTATTCGGCTTCGTCGAGACGCCCCAGTGCATCGTCCAACTCCCCCATCGCCTCGTCCCACAGGGAGGAAAACCTGTCCGAGTCGGACCCCGTAAGCCAGGACGGAAGGGACAGAGAGGGCAATTTCAGGTCCCATCCGTAGGCGGGGGAACAGATCAACAACAAAGAGGCTAAAAACGTGCAAAGGCGGGATGTCATACAGATCCTCTATCTGATCAACTTCACAGAGATACTGCCCTCCCGCCTGGAGGACACCCTCATTACAAAGGACGATATGTGGGAGGACCCTTCCATGAAGGCCTCGATCCCTTTCCGAATATCGTCGTCCTGGAGGAAAATGCTGTTGGCGTCCACTATATCCTTGACCGCCTCGCGAAGATCGGCGACGGAGATCGCCACTACCGCCAGGTTCTCCTCGTCCAGAATCGGAGCCAGCACGGCAGGGACCTTTCCGGGAAGACCTATCTTCTCGTAGTCCACAGCTCCAAGGAGCAACCGTCTATCTCCCACCGCAACCGTCGCGCTGGCCATACCGTTCATACCGTAGGCCTTGTTCCAACCGTCCAGATCCAGCTCTTTCAGCCCTACGGGAGGGGCCATCGCATATATCCGCGGCAGGGCCTCTGCGACCTTGGCCAGCACGTCGGATTTTTCAGGCTCCATCAGGAGAAACAGTCCAGGCACGTCTCCTATGGGACTTCTGCTCCTGGCTCCCAGTATCAGGGAGATCCGACCGCCCAGAAGATCGAGAAGGTCCTCCACCTTGAGCCCCGTCGCCTCGTAAAGCTGTTCCATCCCTCTGTCGAACTCCTCCATGTCTCCGGAGGACAGACCACTGCCGAGCGATGCGAACAGCCTGTCCCTGTCGATCCTGGCCAATCGTGCCGAGAGGAAACCGAGGATCCGATCTCCCAACAAGGGAACGTCTTTGCCTATAGGAAGAAGGGCTCCTCCGACGGTGGGATCGACGAAGAGATCCATGGCGTTGGTGAACCATTTAAGAGAGACCTCCTCCGTTCCTCCCATCAAAGCTACCTCGAAATCCAGAGGGTCATTGCCGTAAAGGACCATCTCATCGTCCATCTCGGACCGAAGCAGCTCGTTGGAGACGAAGGCCTTCATAAGAATCTGAGGAGCCCCCTCGAAACGACAGCTTGCGTCGACGGTTTTTCCATGTCCCGAGGCTACGTCGATCATTTCCCTCAGCCCCTTGCCGGAAAGGGCTATCAGCACCGTCCTCCTGTCCTGTTTCCACAGGGCGGAGTAAAGCCTGGGCATATCGTCGTCGTCAGGAAACTCCACTATGGAAAGGGGAATGAGCTCCTTCCCCAGCTCTTCGTCGAAGGGCTTCAAAAGCACCTCTTCGTCGTCGGCCATGCGAGACACGGTCAACCTCATGGCGTCGGATGGATCCACGTCCTCCAGGGATCTGAAGGCCCCGTAGATAGACGCGATCTCGTCGGACTTCACCGTGAGGACCATCGCTCCCTCGGCGACCGGAGGCATCTGATCGGCTATCTCGTCCATCTCCTTCTCGGAAACGGCGTTACCTGCCAGTTCCTTGAAAAGCCCTATCGGGGCGTTCCAGCGGATGAAAAAAGACACCTGGTCCTCCTCGGGAGCGGGGAGAAAGCTCTCCGGTATGGCCGACTCGGGAACGGCTGCCTCCTTCCGGCTCTCGGACTTGCCGGAGGAAACGATGGGAACCTGTTTTTCTGCACTTTCACCGTTCAGAACGGGGAAAATTCGGTCGAAGCTGGACCTCTCCTCCACGATCTTTCCATCTGATAAACCGTAGATCCTTCGATAGGAGAAGGTCTTGGTCCTCTCGTCCGGATATGTGATGGTCATGACGTCCTCGACGGGAATGCCCGTCTTTCCGTCTTTATCCACGACCTGCCCCACCGATA
This genomic stretch from Dethiosulfovibrio faecalis harbors:
- a CDS encoding TcaA NTF2-like domain-containing protein encodes the protein MRMRKFLSFLALSLVVTALCGVSYGADMSNFIEGYYGALERSVSDGNPEYLSPFLNVDTDYGRETLSWVVRLSRMDATVQFNRLSVGQVVDKDGKTGIPVEDVMTITYPDERTKTFSYRRIYGLSDGKIVEERSSFDRIFPVLNGESAEKQVPIVSSGKSESRKEAAVPESAIPESFLPAPEEDQVSFFIRWNAPIGLFKELAGNAVSEKEMDEIADQMPPVAEGAMVLTVKSDEIASIYGAFRSLEDVDPSDAMRLTVSRMADDEEVLLKPFDEELGKELIPLSIVEFPDDDDMPRLYSALWKQDRRTVLIALSGKGLREMIDVASGHGKTVDASCRFEGAPQILMKAFVSNELLRSEMDDEMVLYGNDPLDFEVALMGGTEEVSLKWFTNAMDLFVDPTVGGALLPIGKDVPLLGDRILGFLSARLARIDRDRLFASLGSGLSSGDMEEFDRGMEQLYEATGLKVEDLLDLLGGRISLILGARSRSPIGDVPGLFLLMEPEKSDVLAKVAEALPRIYAMAPPVGLKELDLDGWNKAYGMNGMASATVAVGDRRLLLGAVDYEKIGLPGKVPAVLAPILDEENLAVVAISVADLREAVKDIVDANSIFLQDDDIRKGIEAFMEGSSHISSFVMRVSSRREGSISVKLIR